From Phragmites australis chromosome 5, lpPhrAust1.1, whole genome shotgun sequence, a single genomic window includes:
- the LOC133918825 gene encoding bidirectional sugar transporter SWEET4 isoform X2, with protein MISPDTIRTVIGVTGNGTALVLFLSPVPTFYRIWKKGSVEQYSPVPYVATLLNCMMWVLYGLPLVHPHSMLVITINGTGMAIELTYVTLFLLYSAGAGRRKVLLLLAAEVAFVAGVAALVLNLAHTHERRSMIVGILCVLFGTGMYAAPLSVMKMVIETKSVEYMPLFLSLASLVNGICWTAYALIRFDLYITIPNGLGVLFSVAQLILYAIYYKSTQQIIEARMRKADQVAMTEVVVDGKSNNNNGAGHY; from the exons ATGATCTCCCCGGACACCATCCGCACGGTCATCGGCGTCACAG GCAATGGGACCGCTCTTGTGCTCTTCCTCTCCCCAGT GCCGACTTTCTACCGCATCTGGAAGAAGGGGTCGGTGGAGCAGTACTCGCCAGTGCCGTACGTTGCGACGCTGCTCAACTGCATGATGTGGGTGCTGTACGGGCTGCCCCTGGTCCACCCGCACAGCATGCTCGTCATCACCATCAACGGCACCGGCATGGCCATCGAGCTCACCTACGTCACGCTCTTCCTCCTCTACTCCGCTGGTGCCGGCCGCCGCaaggtcctcctcctcctcgccgctgaGGTCGCCTTCGTCGCGGGCGTCGCCGCGCTCGTGCTCAACCTTGCGCACACGCACGAGCGAAGGTCCATGATCGTGGGAATCCTCTGTGTCCTCTTCGGCACTGGCATGTACGCGGCGCCGCTCTCAGTCATG AAAATGGTGATCGAGACGAAGAGCGTGGAATACATGCCCCTGTTCCTGTCGCTGGCGTCCCTGGTGAACGGCATCTGCTGGACTGCATACGCTCTCATCCGCTTCGACCTCTACATTACT ATCCCGAACGGTCTGGGAGTGCTGTTCTCGGTGGCGCAGCTGATCCTGTACGCCATCTACTACAAGTCCACGCAGCAGATCATCGAGGCGCGCATGCGCAAGGCCGACCAGGTCGCCATGACCGAGGTCGTCGTCGACGGCAAGTCCAACAACAACAACGGCGCCGGCCACTACTGA
- the LOC133918825 gene encoding bidirectional sugar transporter SWEET4 isoform X1, whose protein sequence is MPSSQALFHGFPGALIVLFIIWPTPIGDFLVTRLFTFGFLFFSYPEGNGTALVLFLSPVPTFYRIWKKGSVEQYSPVPYVATLLNCMMWVLYGLPLVHPHSMLVITINGTGMAIELTYVTLFLLYSAGAGRRKVLLLLAAEVAFVAGVAALVLNLAHTHERRSMIVGILCVLFGTGMYAAPLSVMKMVIETKSVEYMPLFLSLASLVNGICWTAYALIRFDLYITIPNGLGVLFSVAQLILYAIYYKSTQQIIEARMRKADQVAMTEVVVDGKSNNNNGAGHY, encoded by the exons ATGCCCTCATCACAGGCTTTATTCCACGGATTTCCTGGCGCTCTAATCGTTTTGTTTATCATTTGGCCAACCCCAATTGGAGATTTTCTTGTGACAAGGTTATTCACTTttggatttctttttttttcctatccTGAAGGCAATGGGACCGCTCTTGTGCTCTTCCTCTCCCCAGT GCCGACTTTCTACCGCATCTGGAAGAAGGGGTCGGTGGAGCAGTACTCGCCAGTGCCGTACGTTGCGACGCTGCTCAACTGCATGATGTGGGTGCTGTACGGGCTGCCCCTGGTCCACCCGCACAGCATGCTCGTCATCACCATCAACGGCACCGGCATGGCCATCGAGCTCACCTACGTCACGCTCTTCCTCCTCTACTCCGCTGGTGCCGGCCGCCGCaaggtcctcctcctcctcgccgctgaGGTCGCCTTCGTCGCGGGCGTCGCCGCGCTCGTGCTCAACCTTGCGCACACGCACGAGCGAAGGTCCATGATCGTGGGAATCCTCTGTGTCCTCTTCGGCACTGGCATGTACGCGGCGCCGCTCTCAGTCATG AAAATGGTGATCGAGACGAAGAGCGTGGAATACATGCCCCTGTTCCTGTCGCTGGCGTCCCTGGTGAACGGCATCTGCTGGACTGCATACGCTCTCATCCGCTTCGACCTCTACATTACT ATCCCGAACGGTCTGGGAGTGCTGTTCTCGGTGGCGCAGCTGATCCTGTACGCCATCTACTACAAGTCCACGCAGCAGATCATCGAGGCGCGCATGCGCAAGGCCGACCAGGTCGCCATGACCGAGGTCGTCGTCGACGGCAAGTCCAACAACAACAACGGCGCCGGCCACTACTGA